Proteins from a genomic interval of Salinarchaeum sp. Harcht-Bsk1:
- a CDS encoding diphthine--ammonia ligase, with translation MTQGVWASLFSGGKDSSWACYRALEEGLPVERLVTVHPGEDSYMYHVPATDLAELAAESIGIELVEVDPGDLDAAETVDSGAQGDAELEPLEAALAELDADLEASGDGGLAGITAGAIESEFQTSRIEAMAERLDVELFAPLWQRDPEELAAEMLDAGFEIRIIQVAAAGLGEDWLGRTLDREALDELRELGTEYGVHLLGEGGEFETLVVDGPHMDRRIELETSTVWEGTRGHLVIEDAWLE, from the coding sequence ATGACGCAGGGCGTCTGGGCGAGCCTCTTCTCCGGCGGCAAGGACTCATCCTGGGCGTGCTATCGAGCACTGGAGGAGGGCCTCCCCGTCGAACGCCTCGTCACGGTCCATCCTGGCGAGGACTCCTACATGTACCACGTTCCGGCGACCGACCTCGCCGAACTGGCCGCGGAGTCCATCGGGATCGAACTGGTGGAGGTCGATCCGGGCGACCTCGACGCAGCGGAGACGGTGGACTCGGGTGCACAGGGCGACGCTGAGCTAGAACCGCTGGAGGCTGCACTGGCCGAACTGGACGCCGACCTCGAAGCGAGCGGCGACGGCGGCCTCGCGGGCATCACCGCGGGCGCGATCGAGAGCGAGTTCCAGACCAGCCGGATCGAGGCGATGGCAGAGCGACTCGACGTGGAGCTGTTCGCACCGCTCTGGCAGCGGGATCCCGAGGAGCTGGCCGCCGAGATGCTCGACGCGGGCTTCGAGATTCGGATCATTCAGGTCGCGGCAGCGGGGCTCGGTGAGGACTGGCTCGGGCGAACGCTGGATCGGGAGGCGCTCGACGAGCTCCGGGAGCTGGGGACGGAGTACGGCGTCCACCTGCTCGGCGAGGGCGGCGAGTTCGAGACGCTCGTCGTCGACGGGCCGCACATGGATCGCCGGATCGAACTGGAGACGTCGACGGTCTGGGAGGGAACCCGCGGACACCTCGTGATCGAGGACGCCTGGCTGGAGTGA
- a CDS encoding site-specific DNA-methyltransferase translates to MGDARDLPLPDDSVELVVTSPPYPMIEQWDDLFASLDPAIAEALGLEIGDGEDSFDGDDRADDLDGEAAFDAMHDILYAAWEEVQRVLVPGGIACVNVGDATRTLDRFRVYQNHARIVDAFADLGFDPLPEILWRKPANSAAKFMGSGMVPPNAYATLEHEYVLVFRNGERRSLEPGADRRYEAAYFWEERNEWFSDVWTDVRGERQALGDGPVADDTVRERSAAYPIEIPHRLVNMFSVYGDTVLDPFWGTGTTTTAAMASGRHSVGIERDPVLLRAFEDGVETVPQRSRAIAADRLAAHREFVANRRAAGDELGYDAEFYDVPVRTKQERRLRLYAVESVDRTAAGYRCRHVPAEQE, encoded by the coding sequence GTGGGCGACGCCCGCGACCTGCCGTTGCCCGACGACTCCGTCGAACTGGTCGTCACCTCGCCGCCGTACCCGATGATCGAGCAATGGGACGACCTGTTCGCGAGCCTCGATCCCGCGATCGCCGAGGCCCTGGGCCTCGAAATCGGTGACGGCGAGGACTCGTTCGACGGCGACGACCGCGCGGACGACCTCGACGGCGAGGCGGCCTTCGACGCGATGCACGACATCCTCTACGCCGCCTGGGAGGAGGTCCAGCGCGTGCTCGTCCCCGGTGGCATCGCCTGCGTCAACGTCGGCGACGCGACTCGGACGCTCGATCGCTTCCGGGTCTACCAGAACCACGCCCGTATCGTCGACGCCTTCGCGGACCTCGGATTCGACCCCCTCCCCGAGATCCTCTGGCGCAAGCCCGCCAACAGCGCCGCGAAGTTCATGGGATCGGGGATGGTGCCCCCGAACGCGTACGCCACTCTGGAGCACGAGTACGTCCTCGTCTTCCGTAACGGCGAGCGTCGCTCGTTGGAACCCGGTGCGGATCGTCGGTACGAAGCCGCCTACTTCTGGGAGGAACGCAACGAGTGGTTCTCCGACGTCTGGACGGACGTACGGGGCGAGCGCCAGGCGCTCGGCGACGGGCCGGTGGCCGACGACACCGTCAGGGAGCGCTCGGCGGCCTATCCCATCGAGATCCCCCACCGTCTCGTGAACATGTTTTCAGTCTACGGCGACACCGTGCTCGACCCGTTCTGGGGGACTGGAACGACCACGACGGCGGCGATGGCGTCGGGACGGCACTCGGTCGGTATCGAGCGTGACCCAGTCCTGCTTCGGGCCTTCGAGGACGGGGTCGAGACAGTTCCGCAGCGGTCGCGAGCGATCGCGGCCGATCGCCTCGCTGCACACCGCGAGTTCGTGGCGAACCGACGAGCAGCGGGCGACGAGCTCGGCTACGACGCCGAATTCTACGACGTGCCGGTCAGGACGAAACAGGAGCGCCGGCTCCGGCTCTACGCGGTCGAGTCGGTCGATCGGACGGCGGCGGGCTATCGATGTCGACACGTTCCAGCCGAGCAAGAGTGA
- a CDS encoding 2Fe-2S iron-sulfur cluster-binding protein — translation MTDYTVEFVGTGETITVADTETILSRCIEEGIAQEYSCRVGMCLACSAEILEGEVTQPAARALTEDEAERFALTCMARPQSDLKLDRGVYPPSIEDDAETTGDATAAADD, via the coding sequence ATGACCGACTACACCGTCGAGTTCGTCGGGACCGGCGAGACGATCACGGTCGCCGACACCGAGACGATCCTCTCGCGGTGCATCGAGGAGGGGATCGCCCAGGAGTACTCCTGCCGCGTGGGGATGTGCCTGGCCTGCTCCGCGGAGATCCTGGAGGGCGAGGTCACCCAGCCCGCGGCCCGTGCGCTGACCGAGGATGAGGCCGAGCGGTTCGCGCTGACCTGTATGGCCCGCCCGCAGTCCGACCTGAAACTCGATCGCGGCGTGTACCCGCCGAGCATCGAGGACGACGCCGAGACCACTGGCGACGCGACGGCTGCCGCGGACGACTGA
- a CDS encoding class I SAM-dependent methyltransferase, whose translation MTDHGYDEQMAAIYDAMTAARDDDVEFYVDRATAADGPVLELAVGSGRIYLDVLESGVDADGVDVSPEMLDVLRDRAAARGLDATVWEGDMTDLAGTTDRAIEGRYDLVYCPFNALQHARSVDDQQAVFESVYDALVSGGRFVFDVFVPNFELIEATYGEWQPQTVDFRGSEHELRTRSQFVDEPRQIVEVENQLRDLDGEVVHETSHRISPLPYQQVELLARASPFDSWDVQGGFDGKALEDGDAVQVWTLEREA comes from the coding sequence ATGACCGATCACGGCTACGACGAGCAGATGGCGGCGATCTACGACGCGATGACGGCTGCCCGCGACGACGACGTGGAGTTCTACGTCGACCGTGCGACCGCCGCCGATGGCCCGGTTCTCGAACTCGCCGTCGGCAGCGGCCGCATCTACCTCGACGTCCTCGAATCGGGCGTGGACGCGGACGGCGTCGACGTCTCGCCGGAGATGCTCGACGTTCTCCGGGATCGCGCCGCCGCCCGCGGCCTCGATGCCACCGTCTGGGAGGGCGACATGACCGACCTCGCGGGGACGACGGATCGAGCGATCGAGGGCCGGTACGACCTCGTCTACTGTCCGTTCAACGCGCTCCAGCACGCCCGCTCCGTCGACGACCAGCAGGCGGTCTTCGAGTCCGTCTACGACGCCCTCGTTTCCGGCGGCCGGTTCGTCTTCGACGTGTTCGTCCCCAACTTCGAACTGATCGAGGCGACCTACGGCGAGTGGCAGCCCCAGACCGTCGACTTCCGGGGTTCCGAGCACGAACTCCGCACCCGGAGCCAGTTCGTCGACGAACCTCGCCAAATCGTCGAGGTGGAGAACCAGCTCCGCGACCTCGACGGCGAGGTCGTCCACGAGACGAGCCACCGGATCAGCCCGCTTCCCTACCAACAGGTGGAACTCCTCGCTCGGGCGTCGCCGTTCGACTCGTGGGACGTACAGGGCGGGTTCGACGGCAAAGCCCTCGAAGACGGCGACGCAGTCCAGGTCTGGACGCTGGAGCGGGAGGCCTGA
- a CDS encoding geranylgeranyl reductase family protein — protein sequence MPDYDVVVAGAGTAGCYAAATAAQAGLDVAIVERKSEEEAGHIACGDALKGADAFPESIPKERIEPAFTNTGVDHGRFEIPSEDTVLEIPVPGELAVIDRWEYGRRIIDAADDAGVDIHYDTVVQTVLQEDDSGEPSPDGSGRVTGLKATRKGEPVEYDAGVVIDAAGALSLLQDETDFEDTTFDTNVTYSQFCSAYREIVHVEEPVEWEDALVFKPTERAAGYLWYFPRTETEINAGLGFQMTEEPMQLVDDLKRDLRERPEFEGAEVEDKLGAALPTRRPYDSAVAPGYMAVGDAAGHVNPTTGGGIAGAAYAGKYAAEAAMDALSNGGPTEDALWEYNERVMDHFGARYAALDVYNILSTAVDIDEMMGLLAAMPGEKIAESLYEGSTSLSWRLKARMAIDSFGYWRDIYGLYKTKSVADDLLAHYEQYPSSPAAFDDWQAERDEIMDRVYATTGADPKY from the coding sequence ATGCCAGACTACGACGTGGTCGTTGCCGGCGCCGGCACCGCAGGGTGCTACGCGGCTGCGACCGCGGCCCAGGCCGGTCTCGACGTCGCGATCGTCGAGCGGAAATCGGAGGAAGAGGCCGGCCACATCGCCTGCGGCGACGCGTTGAAGGGGGCTGACGCGTTCCCGGAGTCGATCCCGAAAGAGCGCATCGAACCGGCGTTCACCAACACCGGCGTCGACCACGGCCGGTTCGAGATCCCGTCCGAGGACACCGTCCTCGAGATCCCGGTCCCCGGCGAACTCGCGGTCATCGATCGCTGGGAGTACGGCCGCCGGATCATCGACGCGGCCGACGACGCTGGCGTCGACATCCACTACGACACCGTGGTCCAGACGGTTCTCCAGGAGGACGACAGTGGCGAACCGAGCCCCGACGGTTCTGGCCGCGTCACTGGCCTGAAAGCCACGCGCAAGGGCGAGCCCGTCGAGTACGACGCAGGGGTCGTGATCGACGCCGCCGGCGCGCTCAGCCTGCTCCAGGACGAGACGGACTTCGAGGACACCACGTTCGACACGAACGTCACCTACAGCCAGTTCTGCTCGGCCTATCGCGAGATCGTTCACGTCGAGGAGCCCGTCGAGTGGGAGGACGCCCTCGTGTTCAAGCCGACCGAGCGCGCCGCGGGCTACCTCTGGTACTTCCCTCGCACCGAAACCGAGATCAACGCGGGTCTCGGCTTCCAGATGACCGAAGAGCCGATGCAGCTGGTCGACGATCTCAAGCGCGACCTCCGGGAGCGTCCCGAGTTCGAGGGCGCGGAGGTCGAGGACAAACTCGGCGCCGCGCTCCCCACCCGTAGACCATACGACTCCGCGGTCGCCCCCGGCTACATGGCCGTCGGCGACGCCGCCGGGCACGTCAACCCCACCACCGGCGGCGGGATCGCCGGCGCCGCGTACGCGGGCAAGTACGCCGCCGAGGCCGCGATGGACGCGCTCTCCAACGGTGGCCCGACCGAGGACGCGCTCTGGGAGTACAACGAGCGCGTGATGGACCACTTCGGCGCGCGCTACGCCGCCCTCGACGTCTACAACATCCTCTCGACCGCGGTCGACATCGACGAGATGATGGGCCTGCTCGCGGCGATGCCCGGCGAGAAGATCGCCGAGTCGCTCTACGAAGGCTCGACCAGCCTCTCCTGGCGGCTCAAGGCCCGGATGGCCATCGACAGCTTCGGTTACTGGCGGGACATCTACGGGCTCTACAAGACCAAGTCCGTCGCCGACGACCTCCTCGCCCACTACGAGCAGTACCCGAGTTCGCCCGCCGCCTTCGACGACTGGCAGGCCGAGCGCGACGAGATCATGGACCGGGTCTACGCCACCACCGGCGCGGATCCGAAGTACTGA
- a CDS encoding sugar phosphate nucleotidyltransferase has product MDAIVLAGGYATRLWPITRHRPKMFLPIGESTVIDRIFEELEADDRIDDVYVSTNERFAEEFEIHLEESSFEKPQLSVEETTEESEKFGVIGALAQLVDRERLTDDTLVIAGDNLISFSVSEFVDEFQSVGTPTIAAYDVGSRDRATSYGVIDVDDGRVVDFEEKPEQPASTLVSIACYGFPADTLGLLQTYLAGDNNPDEPGWFVQWLVDRERVNAFTFDEAWFDIGTPDSYLDAVSWYLDGGQLVHPSATVENSDLGENVHVMADAEIVDTELERAIVFPEATLHSCEIRSSIIDEETVLENLNLAGAQIGAHTRIANGGE; this is encoded by the coding sequence ATGGACGCGATCGTCCTCGCCGGCGGGTACGCCACCAGACTCTGGCCGATCACCCGCCATCGCCCGAAGATGTTCCTCCCCATCGGTGAGTCGACGGTCATCGATCGCATCTTCGAGGAACTCGAAGCCGACGACCGCATCGACGACGTCTACGTCTCGACGAACGAGCGCTTCGCCGAGGAGTTCGAGATCCACCTCGAGGAGTCCTCTTTCGAGAAGCCCCAGCTCTCCGTCGAGGAGACGACGGAGGAATCCGAGAAGTTCGGCGTCATCGGCGCGCTCGCCCAGCTCGTCGATCGCGAGCGCCTGACCGACGACACGCTCGTCATCGCCGGCGACAACCTCATCAGCTTCTCCGTCTCGGAGTTCGTCGACGAGTTCCAGTCGGTGGGCACGCCCACCATCGCCGCGTACGACGTTGGCTCCAGGGATCGCGCGACGTCCTACGGCGTTATCGACGTCGACGACGGCCGCGTGGTCGACTTCGAGGAGAAGCCCGAACAGCCTGCGAGCACGCTCGTCTCGATCGCGTGTTACGGCTTCCCGGCGGACACCTTGGGGCTCCTCCAGACGTATCTCGCCGGGGACAACAACCCCGACGAGCCCGGGTGGTTCGTCCAGTGGCTCGTCGACCGCGAGCGCGTCAACGCCTTCACCTTCGACGAGGCGTGGTTCGACATCGGCACGCCAGACTCCTATCTCGACGCAGTCTCCTGGTATCTCGACGGCGGACAACTGGTCCACCCCTCGGCGACCGTCGAGAACTCCGACCTCGGCGAGAACGTCCACGTCATGGCCGACGCGGAGATCGTCGACACGGAACTCGAACGAGCGATCGTCTTCCCCGAGGCCACGTTGCACTCCTGTGAGATCCGCTCGTCGATCATCGACGAGGAGACCGTCCTCGAGAACCTCAACCTCGCCGGCGCGCAGATCGGGGCGCACACGCGGATCGCCAACGGCGGGGAGTGA